Sequence from the Microplitis demolitor isolate Queensland-Clemson2020A chromosome 2, iyMicDemo2.1a, whole genome shotgun sequence genome:
aaaaattacaaaattgaaTGATATCAATAAATCGAGTGACTACTCAGAaggttgtaaaaataaattatggtcGATGCGAACATCTACGTTGCCGTCAGCAGGTTGATGGTAAAGGTCAGCAAGTATACACGATGTAGAAATCTTAGCACTCAATGTTGTTGAACTGTGTCCGTTGGGCGTCGTAAATGATGTTGGgagatttgatttatttttaattttttagattcttCATTAACTTCACTCacttgaatattattatgacttttattttttattcacaaaatttttactttttttttcttgaaatatctgaaatgtatatatatatgttttatttattattttattagagcgaaataaaattaaatttcgaatttcggatagtaaaaaaaaatttccgaatttttaattcaaacgttcgatattattaatttaatttttttttctttatgattttattttaatgatttatgaattttctcaaattcatttattcgaatttttattattatttattttagtaactTCAATTCgcacttaattttttacttttgtttcacaattttactttttttttttttttaagtcaatatAATTTCACTTTGATAACTTAATGtcaattttcttgtaaaaaaaaaaatttcggatttTTGCGATTTCACCAGTCTATTCTGGGGCTGTTCGAATCCATCACTGTcaccaattttaattatataattagttCTTACGTCCTGGTTGATGTTTTAGCGCTGGCGTAGTAGAGCGGTCGATTTCAATTGGACGTAATGAAAACTtacataaaatcataaataataattaagtatgggttgaacagccaccatttGGTGGTTGCAATAAACTGGTTGTTTGattatctatattattttaaatatctaaatccgatttattcaattataaggTAATAATTTTGAGTGATGTGAAAATATCcagttgaatatatttatcaattgttaATATACTTTTAAGAATAACTTCAAGAGAGTGAGAACGAAGTTGAGTTTTTGATGTcgagcctgactgctctcgATGATTCTATGTTTCCGAATGACTTCTCttgatcgaaaaaaaactagagtaaCTCTTATCAATACGTTTGGGCATTAGACCCGCGCATTGATTCGTATGGAGGGGTCATTCGAGATAACGCatattctcgaatgatccattataatatttattgagatGCTTAATTATCACGATCTCTCCGGTTTTGTTACcaacaaatgagtcacttatctatgaacaaaagttatcttaaacaaaatagatgtttgtgcagctgcacgtctcgaggatttacttGAAGCGTCAgcgcttatttatatttgataaagtatagaaaaataattttatcaactatttCTCATAtccttaaaattcaaatatcttAAGTACTATTAttctattaatatattatattattttatataattaattaaatacttggaaattacttggttatcgatattcaatataattagtTAGATTTTAGGTCGATaattagagaaataaatgccCAACGTTATCTGACGTacaggctgggacgtaacagTAATAGCGATTACAATTGTGATCTAATACTAATTAGATTTGCTATACTTCGTTTATGTGAAGGTTAGTTTGCCACATTACCTATATAATGTTTTGTCAAATCAACTATCTGAAGTTCTCTATTGAAAATACTCGGTGTCCTTTTTTACCCTCACTCATAGACAATGAGCCTAATTTCATATCATGACTATATTCTAACATGCATCACaagatatgtatgtatgaaacTTTGTATATAGATTAATTGGAAAATCGACCTttcatttcggctgccgaatggtctttttttttaatctttttagGATAAATATGTTCGTCTGTTAATTTTGTGAGTCGTGAACTTGATGTACGATTTTTATTGATTCTATACGCTTTTTCAAAGTCATCCCATTTGACATAATGAATAGCAGAAATATTTAGATCAACATagtgaaataatttgaaaaatccagATTTCAAGCCGTCATTGTGTGCATATTCTAATGGTTTTGTCAATAAGTTATTCCAACCTCCTTTAGTAAGGTGTGGGATATCAAATAGAAGAATAATTTCGCAACCACAAAAATTGTATTGgctgaaagaaataataataataataataataataataataataataataataataataataataataataataataataataataataataataataataataataataataataataataataataataataataataataataataataataataataataataataataataataataataataataataataataataataataataataataataataataataataataataataataataataataataataataataataataataataataataataataataataataataataataataataataataataataataataataataataataataataataataataataataataataataataataataataataataataataataataataataataataataataataataataataataataataataataataataataataataataataataataataataataataataataataataataataataataataataataataataataataataataataataataataataataataataataataataataataataataataataataataataataataataataataataataataataataataataataataataataataataataataataataataataataataataataataataataataataataataataataataataataataataataataataataataataataataataataataataataataataataataataataataataataataataataataataataataataataataataataataataataataataataataataataataataataataataataataataataataataataataataataataataataataataataataataataataataataataataataataataataataataataataataataataataataataataataataataataataataataataataataataataataataataataataataataataataataataataataataataataataataataataataataataataataataataataataataataataataataataataataataataataataataataataataataataataataataataataataataataataataataataataataataataataataataataataataataataataataataataataataataataataataataataataataataataataataataataataataataataataataataataataataataataataataataataataataataataataataataataataataataataataataataataataataataataataataataataataataataataataataataataataataataataataataataataataataataataataataataataataataataataataataataataataataataataataataataataataataataataataataataataataataataataataataataataataataataataataataataataataataataataataataataataataataataataataataataataataataataataataataataataataataataataataataataataataataataataataataataataataataataataataataataataataataataataataataataataataataataataataataataataataataataataataataataataataataataataataataataataataataataataataataataataataataataataataatgataataataataataataataataataataataataataataataataataataataataataataataatgataataataataataataataataataataataataataataataataataataataataatagtaataataatagtaataataataataataataataataataataatagtaataataataataataataataataataataataataataataataataataataataataataataataataataataatctccggcgaacacggagatcactgttaatgaacagacgattatctcatcgtctgtcttttccagcacagttacatcaagagagacgccgttcttctgaagacgctgacaatgattttgaaaggCGACAAGTATGTATCTCAAAGAAGATACACTACCCAAAACAGCTACTTGACACGGTAAACCAAGAACTATCTGCCCGGATTCAGGAAGACTCTATTTTGCTCACCATCAATCAAGCTGTCTATGATGCTGCTTCCTCACTCTTACCTCCAGCgaggagaaatatttcttctcctgaggcaaagatgagagggcgcattgggcagctgtcactaaagattgatgatctccggaaacatgtctcccgcattcagtgtgtgattgagtatgtaaatgcacgtaaagcatttacatccaaagtccgccgcattgcggctggactacgctatcagcatcacacactgaataaggagaatcttcttaatatcaaagaaggttcccttaacaggttgcgggctctagtgactgctaaaaagtcactagagaaaaagctgaagcggcttaccgataactctttgtttcggttaagtccttcacgctttctgacacctaagacatctgtttctggcgattccccatccatcgagcaagtagaagctttctggtccgagttgtatggtgatcaaccgaacgtgaatcgtgacagtccagctctcaacgacttcgaagcattttgtcgacaacatcgcaacgacaatgctgatgaagagagccccgaagtcagcgtggaagaagttcgttcagctctgaacaatggtaagaactgggctgctccgggtccagatggcattaacctattttggtggaagaaattaacttctacccatagtcatctggcccggatttttacagcgttcatcagaggtaatgaaccaattccatgctggcttgtagaagggcgaaccgtgctcatcccaaagaaaggagacttgtctgacccgaaaaactacaggcctatcacctgtttgaatgcggtttataagattttcaccaaaatcttgaataattgcattctgcaggagatagaccctgtatggcagcagatatacgaacaacgtggcagtaaaagaggcctgtcaggttgcaaagagaatctgttagtggatcgttgtgtcattcaagacgcgatctgctatcagcgcaacctgtcaatggcctggattgactaccgcaaggcatttgactcaacatctcatgagcttattctctttttgctcaaatgccttggggtcaatcgcgatacagtgggatgcattcggcgtacgatgcagctttggcgaacacggttccacatttcatgtggcaacgacaaacgtgtaaccgaagctgtacagtacaaacgaggagtctttcagggagattctctgagccctctgctgttttgtatctcactgctgccaatatctgttgcgctacgccgcacccgtggatactcagtgggtccatcaaatgatcgaaagtattcgatcacccacttactctacatggatgatctgaaggtgtatgcttctgatgaggaacaccttcagacagccttgaatattgtaggggagtatacccgggatgttggcatggcttttgggttggacaagtgcgcggtcgttaatctggtgaagggtaagtgttctgatgtgcgtgaggatatcgagttagtagatgggagcgtcattgaccatcttgacgccggagagtcgtacaaatatctagggattgacgggagtcctatgcaggacgcctcgaaaatcaaaacgactctctgcagcgagtatgtgcggagactccggaaaatctggtcatcagaactttccgggaaaaacaaagtctctgcaacaaacatgcttgctgtcccggtactcctctactctttcggtgttctgaaatgggcccgaaaagaactcagagatctcgatatcaagacacgcaaagtcatgaatatgaatcggagcatgcaccctaaatcctccatcaccagattatacctttcccggcacatcggagggagaggtttacagagcttggagtgtctacacgatcgtttggttttgggtataacatacgaggttgtcaatttcactgcagatgaaaacgacttccttatgcaaattgttcatagtcatgagaataggcataagggaacgtttttatataaggcagcaatctacgcggcaaaatccctcggtcttggaagagtaaaccctcttatcgaactccctaaggaggaatttaagagggtcatcagcaatgctgagcaacaaaaaccgctcagcacacatatggacaagtccatgcacagcgtgttctttaaacacgtgcgtgaacatggcttgtccgagcagctgacgttttccttcctcaggtcagctggcctgatgtctgagaccgaaggatatatttttgcctgccaagatggtgttatcaatactcttgaataccgtgctaaagtgctccagatgcagctacccgacactttgtgtagggtgtgtaagcaacatcctgagacgcttatgcatctgttgtcagcatgtcctgtgctggcaagaaatgcatatgtccagcgtcacaatgctgatctgcgagtactttactaccacctaagacatactcacggtatcgataaaacaccagtgctgccttatctgccaggagatattccgcaagttgttgagaatgactgttgccgtatttattggaacgtgccattcgcaacaacgcggaaaatcgatcacaataaacctgatattgtgctctttgataaaaccgctcgtgacatttatgttatcgagttctcagcacctgctgagtataacatcacggttaaagaagagcacaaacacgaaatatatcaggatctcctgtttgaaattggcaaactctacccaggctaccgtgtcaagcttgtcgtacttattgttggcgtcctaggagggatgaaacagacttttgtgtctgcattggctaaaatcccaacttgttctccgcaagttgagtttttggcatcgcggatgcaaaaggctgttattctcggatccctccgtttcctaaggcaacgaaacttggcctgctgcgcatgctgatcatcttgttgatgaagcatcgcagcagtaatgatttggcgctcaggtgaggccctcggtagagtcggactaccggggataaccccctgagcatttaactaaaaaaaaaaaaaaaaaaaaaaaataataataataataataataataataataataataataataataataataataataataataataataataataataataataataataataatactaataataataataataataataataataataataataataataataataataataataataatgataataataactgcaatataaataaagtctgCGTAAAGTTTATGGAGCATCAGGAGCTAAatgtacactgagagaaaaagaTGAGAACTTccaaattatcattttcaaaataaacttttaccTGGATTTTGTTGTTGTTTGAATCTGAATGTATTGGACTGcagcaacaaatttttaacgcTTACTACATTATTAGTTCcctgatcatatatggttaAAACAGGAACCAGCCCACTGTCGATGACTTTATCAAGTACTATTTTTACAATCCTTGTTGAATCAGCTGCTCTAGTTTGACTCTCGAAAAAACCGTGATAATTTGGcacgtaaataaaatagcaattgtcattttttttaatattatatttttttgaattattaaaagttctataactcggaaactatggactttcgcgacttgactcatagggcttttttttttaaaaaataaaattt
This genomic interval carries:
- the LOC128667311 gene encoding probable serine/threonine-protein kinase clkA produces the protein NNNNNNNNNNNNNNNNNNNNNNNNNNNNNNNNNNNNNNNNNNNNNNNNNNNNNNNNNNNNNNNNNNNNNNNNNNNNNNNNNNNNNNNNNNNNNNNNNNNNNNNNNNNNNNNNNNNNNNNNNNNNNNNNNNNNNNNNNNNNNNNNNNNNNNNNNNNNNNNNNNNNNNNNNNNNNNNNNNNNNNNNNNNNNNNNNNNNNNNNNNNNNNNNNNNNNNNNNNNNNNNNNNNNNNNNNNNNNNDNNNNNNNNNNNNNNNNNNNNNNNDNNNNNNNNNNNNNNNNNNNNSNNNSNNNNNNNNNNN